In Geoalkalibacter sp., a genomic segment contains:
- the secA gene encoding preprotein translocase subunit SecA yields the protein MIGSLVRKIVGSKNERDLKRMQPAVDLINSLEPQMQALSDAELKGKTAEFKERLGRGETLDDLLPEAFAVVREAGRRVLGMRHFDVQLIGGMVLHAGKIAEMKTGEGKTLVATLPSYLNALAGRGVHVITVNDYLARRDSGWMGQLYNFLGLSVGVIVHGLTDAQRKEAYGADITYGTNNEFGFDYLRDNMKFSLEDYVQRPHNFAIVDEVDSILIDEARTPLIISGPSAASSELYYAVNRIIPMLKKGEVIESRDGKIGQTLKTYTGDFIVDEKSKSASLTEEGVAKVERLLNVDNLYDPRNIELVHHVNQALKAHALFKKDVEYVVKDGEVMIVDEFTGRIMPGRRWSDGLHQAIEAKEGVKIESENQTLATITFQNYFRMYDKLAGMTGTADTEAAEFHQIYKLEVVVIPTNRPMIRKDQSDLIYKTEKEKFKAVIDDIVRCNEKGQPVLVGTISIEKSEVLSDMLKRRGIPHNVLNAKHHEREAEIVAQAGRKGAVTIATNMAGRGTDILLGGNPEMLARKEAALAEDPEGAFAALREKFVTRCAAEKEEVLAAGGLYILGTERHESRRIDNQLRGRSGRQGDPGESRFYLSLEDDLLRIFGSHRVSFVMDKLKIPENEPIEHGMISKAIENAQKKVEGHNFEIRKHLLEYDDVMNKQREVIYTQRREVLAGQNLRETIDSVLAETVEDMVSTFCPDKSNPRDWDLARLGEDFFNLFYFHPELPGEESPLPGRDELEESLKDQVRRRLREKEEEFTPPVMEHLMKVLLLQTIDMQWKDHLLSIDHLKEGIGLRGYAQRNPKEEYKKEAYGLFMAMMGRIRQEVLGKLFRVQLAREDDVERMEAEQRRRRIVLTRAGGGEDKAHKPVTREEDKVGRNDPCPCGSGQKYKKCCGR from the coding sequence ATGATTGGTTCATTGGTCCGTAAAATCGTGGGCAGCAAGAACGAGCGCGATCTCAAGCGCATGCAGCCCGCCGTCGATCTCATCAACAGCCTCGAGCCGCAAATGCAGGCGCTGAGCGACGCCGAACTCAAGGGCAAGACCGCCGAATTCAAAGAGCGCCTGGGGCGTGGGGAGACCCTCGATGATCTGTTGCCCGAAGCCTTCGCGGTGGTGCGCGAGGCCGGTCGCCGCGTTCTCGGCATGCGCCACTTCGATGTGCAGCTGATCGGCGGCATGGTGCTGCACGCGGGCAAAATCGCCGAGATGAAAACCGGGGAGGGCAAAACCCTGGTCGCCACCCTGCCGAGCTATCTCAATGCCCTGGCCGGACGAGGCGTGCATGTGATCACGGTCAACGATTACCTGGCGCGGCGCGACAGCGGGTGGATGGGGCAGCTCTACAATTTTCTCGGCCTGAGCGTGGGGGTCATCGTGCACGGCTTGACCGACGCCCAGCGCAAGGAAGCCTACGGCGCCGACATCACCTACGGCACCAACAACGAATTCGGCTTCGACTATCTGCGCGACAACATGAAGTTTTCCCTGGAAGACTACGTGCAGCGTCCCCACAACTTCGCCATCGTCGACGAGGTCGACTCGATCCTGATCGACGAGGCGCGCACCCCGCTGATCATCTCCGGGCCGAGCGCCGCTTCCAGCGAGCTCTACTACGCCGTCAACCGCATCATCCCCATGCTCAAGAAGGGCGAGGTCATCGAAAGCCGCGACGGCAAGATCGGTCAGACCCTCAAGACCTACACCGGCGATTTCATCGTCGATGAGAAAAGCAAATCCGCCTCCCTCACCGAAGAGGGCGTCGCCAAGGTCGAGCGCCTGCTCAATGTCGACAACCTCTACGACCCGCGCAACATCGAGCTGGTTCACCACGTCAACCAGGCGCTCAAGGCGCATGCCCTGTTCAAGAAGGACGTCGAATACGTGGTCAAGGACGGCGAGGTCATGATCGTCGACGAGTTCACCGGGCGCATCATGCCGGGGCGGCGCTGGAGCGACGGTCTGCATCAGGCCATCGAAGCCAAGGAAGGGGTCAAGATCGAAAGCGAAAATCAGACCCTGGCGACCATCACCTTTCAGAACTACTTTCGCATGTACGACAAACTGGCGGGCATGACCGGCACCGCCGACACCGAAGCCGCCGAGTTCCATCAGATCTACAAGCTCGAAGTGGTGGTGATTCCCACCAACCGGCCGATGATCCGCAAGGATCAATCCGACCTGATCTACAAGACGGAAAAGGAAAAATTCAAGGCGGTCATCGACGATATCGTGCGCTGCAACGAAAAGGGGCAGCCGGTGCTGGTGGGAACCATTTCCATCGAAAAGTCCGAAGTGCTCTCCGACATGCTCAAGCGCCGCGGCATTCCTCATAACGTGCTTAACGCCAAGCACCATGAGCGCGAGGCGGAAATCGTCGCCCAGGCCGGGCGCAAAGGCGCGGTCACCATCGCCACCAACATGGCCGGCCGCGGCACCGACATCCTGCTCGGCGGCAATCCCGAGATGCTGGCGCGCAAGGAAGCCGCCCTGGCCGAGGATCCCGAAGGGGCCTTTGCGGCCTTGCGCGAGAAGTTCGTGACGCGCTGTGCCGCCGAAAAGGAAGAAGTGCTGGCTGCGGGCGGGCTCTACATTCTAGGGACGGAGCGCCACGAGTCGCGGCGTATCGACAATCAGCTGCGCGGCCGTTCGGGACGCCAGGGCGATCCCGGCGAAAGCCGCTTCTACCTCTCGCTGGAGGACGATCTGCTGCGGATTTTCGGTTCCCACCGCGTGTCCTTCGTCATGGATAAGCTCAAGATCCCCGAAAACGAGCCCATCGAGCACGGCATGATCTCCAAGGCGATCGAAAACGCGCAGAAAAAGGTGGAGGGCCACAATTTCGAGATCCGCAAGCATCTGCTTGAATATGACGACGTCATGAACAAGCAGCGTGAAGTGATCTATACCCAGCGGCGCGAGGTCCTGGCGGGGCAGAATCTGCGGGAAACCATCGATTCGGTGCTGGCGGAAACGGTGGAGGACATGGTCTCCACCTTCTGCCCCGACAAGTCCAATCCGCGCGATTGGGATCTGGCGCGCCTCGGCGAGGATTTCTTCAATCTGTTCTACTTTCATCCCGAGCTGCCCGGCGAGGAAAGTCCGCTGCCCGGCCGCGATGAGCTGGAGGAATCCCTCAAGGATCAGGTGCGACGTCGCCTGCGGGAAAAGGAGGAGGAATTCACCCCGCCGGTCATGGAGCACCTGATGAAGGTTCTGCTGCTGCAGACCATCGACATGCAGTGGAAGGACCATTTGCTCTCCATCGATCATCTCAAGGAGGGCATCGGTCTGCGCGGCTATGCCCAGCGCAACCCCAAGGAAGAATACAAAAAAGAGGCCTACGGCCTGTTCATGGCCATGATGGGCCGCATCCGCCAGGAGGTTCTGGGCAAGCTGTTCCGGGTGCAACTGGCGCGCGAGGACGACGTCGAGCGCATGGAGGCCGAGCAGCGCCGTCGGCGTATTGTTCTCACGCGGGCGGGTGGGGGCGAGGACAAGGCCCATAAACCCGTGACGCGGGAAGAAGACAAGGTCGGTCGCAACGATCCCTGCCCCTGCGGCAGTGGCCAAAAATACAAGAAATGCTGTGGGCGCTGA
- a CDS encoding M23 family metallopeptidase: MASRKFTLLVIPEGSHHVRRLVVRLWTLRLLAVLGVVLLGGLGYLSWELAANRVDYAELSRLRQANFAQSKELRMLSQRLEDLRQELVVLAQNDAKVRVMAKLAKPRSDSLGGVGGPPEDVSWDEITDLQRQIDQVRAAIDLRRSSQEEIQGFLNDQRSLSAAKPLGWPTRGWVTSSFGMRNSPFSGRRKLHEGLDIAARTGAPVFATADGIVSRSETAPGYGKLVVVDHGYGYRTFYAHNSRNLVRVGERVRRGQKIAEVGNTGSSTGSHVHYEVRLNNVPLNPRKFL, from the coding sequence TTGGCCTCCAGGAAATTTACCCTTCTGGTCATCCCCGAAGGCTCCCATCATGTGCGTCGTCTGGTGGTGCGCCTCTGGACGTTGCGCCTTTTGGCCGTGCTGGGGGTGGTTCTGTTGGGTGGACTGGGCTATCTGAGCTGGGAGTTGGCCGCAAACCGCGTGGATTACGCCGAATTGTCGCGACTGCGGCAGGCCAACTTCGCCCAGAGCAAGGAACTTCGGATGCTGTCTCAGCGCCTTGAGGATCTGCGGCAGGAGTTGGTGGTGCTGGCGCAGAATGACGCCAAGGTGCGGGTCATGGCCAAGCTCGCCAAGCCTCGGAGTGATTCCCTGGGCGGTGTGGGCGGGCCGCCGGAGGATGTGTCCTGGGATGAAATCACCGATCTTCAGCGGCAGATCGATCAGGTGCGCGCCGCCATCGACCTGCGCCGCTCCAGCCAGGAGGAAATTCAGGGTTTTCTCAATGACCAGCGCTCGCTCTCGGCCGCCAAGCCGCTGGGTTGGCCGACCAGGGGTTGGGTCACCTCGAGTTTCGGCATGCGCAATTCCCCCTTTTCCGGGCGGCGCAAGCTGCATGAGGGACTCGATATCGCCGCGCGCACCGGAGCGCCCGTCTTCGCCACCGCCGACGGGATTGTCAGCCGCTCGGAGACAGCCCCCGGTTACGGCAAGCTGGTGGTGGTCGATCATGGTTACGGCTACAGAACCTTCTACGCCCACAATTCGCGAAACCTCGTCAGGGTGGGCGAACGCGTCCGGCGCGGGCAGAAAATCGCCGAGGTCGGCAATACCGGGAGCTCAACGGGTTCCCATGTGCACTATGAAGTTCGGCTGAACAACGTTCCGCTCAATCCCCGCAAATTTCTCTGA
- a CDS encoding N-acetyltransferase — MIRKAVIADAKPIHKLLMGYAKDGQMLPRSLQEIYENIRDFYVFEEQGQVLGTVCLNICWEDLAEVRSLAVAENQIGRGIGRHLVEACLAEARQFGLRRVFALTYKQDFFARLGFHEIEKSQLPHKIWSDCLKCAKFPDCDEIAVCIDL; from the coding sequence ATGATTCGTAAAGCAGTGATCGCCGATGCCAAACCCATTCATAAGCTGCTGATGGGCTATGCCAAGGACGGCCAGATGTTGCCTCGCTCCTTGCAGGAAATTTATGAAAACATCAGGGATTTTTATGTTTTCGAAGAGCAGGGGCAGGTGCTCGGCACGGTTTGTCTCAACATCTGCTGGGAAGACCTGGCCGAGGTTCGCTCCCTGGCCGTCGCCGAAAACCAGATCGGCCGCGGCATCGGTCGGCACCTGGTGGAAGCCTGTCTTGCCGAGGCCCGTCAATTCGGCCTGCGGCGAGTTTTCGCCCTGACCTACAAGCAGGATTTTTTCGCGCGGCTGGGCTTTCACGAAATTGAGAAAAGCCAGCTCCCCCACAAAATCTGGAGCGACTGCCTCAAGTGCGCCAAATTTCCCGATTGCGACGAGATCGCCGTGTGTATCGATCTGTAG
- the recN gene encoding DNA repair protein RecN has product MLTDLNIRNFAIIDRMHVHFGPGFNVLTGETGAGKSILLGALGLLLGERARPDVVRTGEDEAAVEAIFDLSGSAAAEVQALLAEAGLEGESGEIIIRRLLSRSGKNRIFINGALVTLAQLQPIAEKLVTIYGQHEHQSLLRAETHLPLLDAYAGSDADLSAYRQLFECLRQKREQLRALDRDEHQRQVRLDLIAHQCREITAAQPRVGEDEELEAERRLLQHAERLLAATAGGFERLYGGEGAVCEQLARTAAELEALGAVDPRLGSLAGELNSALYSLEDVASQLRGYAESLSFDPGRQEEVESRLATLATLKRKYGADIAGILAYRDGISEELEQLGDLDGTRKKLGDEIARLEQQLDLAAQALSARRRDAARHLAARVEAELADLAMARARFHINLQPLAEPGPWGREKVEFFLAPNPGEEPRPLARIASGGELSRIMLALRRAAPEQQGVATLIFDEVDAGIGGATATRVGEKLRALARERQVLCVTHLPQVAAFGDRQYHIAKCESDGRTRTTIELLDGEERIREMARMLGGARVTERTLEHARELIHQCLAAPFEN; this is encoded by the coding sequence ATGCTGACTGATCTCAATATCCGCAATTTTGCCATCATCGACCGCATGCATGTGCATTTTGGCCCCGGCTTCAATGTGCTGACCGGCGAAACCGGCGCGGGTAAATCGATTCTGCTCGGCGCCCTCGGTCTGCTGCTTGGAGAGCGGGCGCGCCCCGATGTGGTGCGCACGGGTGAGGACGAGGCCGCCGTCGAGGCGATTTTTGATCTGTCCGGGAGTGCCGCCGCCGAGGTTCAGGCGCTACTTGCCGAGGCGGGGCTGGAGGGCGAGAGCGGTGAAATCATCATCCGGCGCCTGCTCAGCCGCTCGGGGAAAAACCGCATTTTCATCAACGGGGCCCTGGTCACCCTGGCGCAGTTGCAGCCCATCGCCGAAAAGCTGGTGACGATTTACGGCCAGCATGAACATCAGAGTCTGCTGCGCGCCGAAACCCACCTGCCGCTCCTCGATGCCTATGCCGGCAGCGATGCGGACCTGAGCGCCTATCGTCAATTGTTTGAGTGTCTGCGACAAAAGCGCGAGCAGTTGCGCGCCCTCGATCGCGATGAGCACCAGCGGCAGGTTCGCCTGGATCTCATCGCCCATCAGTGCCGGGAAATCACCGCCGCCCAACCGCGCGTCGGCGAGGACGAGGAATTGGAGGCCGAGCGGCGCCTGCTGCAGCATGCCGAGCGTCTCCTGGCGGCGACGGCGGGCGGATTCGAGCGCCTGTACGGTGGCGAAGGGGCCGTTTGCGAGCAGCTTGCTCGCACCGCCGCCGAACTGGAAGCCCTGGGTGCCGTCGATCCGCGTCTCGGCTCCCTCGCCGGCGAACTCAACAGCGCCCTTTACAGCCTCGAAGATGTCGCAAGCCAGTTGCGCGGCTATGCCGAGAGCCTCAGCTTCGATCCCGGCCGGCAGGAGGAGGTTGAATCGCGCCTGGCGACCCTGGCGACCCTCAAGCGCAAATACGGCGCCGATATCGCTGGGATTCTCGCCTATCGGGACGGCATCTCCGAGGAACTTGAGCAGTTGGGCGATCTCGACGGCACCCGGAAAAAGCTCGGGGATGAAATAGCCCGACTGGAACAACAACTCGATCTGGCCGCTCAAGCCCTGAGCGCACGGCGGCGCGACGCCGCGCGGCATCTGGCGGCTCGGGTCGAAGCGGAACTCGCCGATCTGGCCATGGCGCGGGCGCGATTTCACATCAACCTGCAACCCTTGGCGGAGCCGGGACCCTGGGGCCGGGAAAAAGTCGAATTTTTTCTCGCCCCCAATCCGGGAGAAGAACCTCGGCCCCTGGCGCGAATCGCCTCGGGCGGCGAGTTGTCCCGCATCATGCTGGCCCTGCGGCGAGCCGCGCCGGAACAGCAAGGCGTGGCGACCCTGATTTTCGATGAAGTCGATGCGGGCATCGGCGGCGCGACGGCGACGCGAGTCGGCGAGAAATTGCGGGCTCTGGCCCGTGAGCGTCAGGTTCTTTGCGTCACTCATCTGCCCCAGGTGGCGGCTTTCGGCGATCGGCAATATCACATCGCGAAGTGCGAAAGCGACGGTCGCACCCGTACCACCATCGAGCTTCTGGACGGCGAGGAGCGCATCCGGGAGATGGCGCGCATGCTAGGCGGCGCGCGGGTCACGGAACGCACCCTGGAGCATGCCCGGGAGTTGATCCACCAATGCCTTGCCGCCCCCTTCGAGAACTAA
- a CDS encoding NAD(+)/NADH kinase produces the protein MKRVGLYAKKHHPDAVGFGREVMNWLQERGLEVFLEEDLAKSLGLVRNYVDSEIPERADLIIVLGGDGTLISVARHVGARMKPILGVNLGSLGFLTEITQSETFATLERVLAGDFTVSSRMMLDAVVLRGGREVARFVVLNDAVINKGALARIIDMETSVDGVYLTNFKADGLIVATPTGSTAYNLAAGGPIIYPGLNCLVISPICPHMLTNRPLIVSDRAVIRIEVKFEDQHVVLTADGQVGMPLKGGDVVELRRSEVRTLLIKSPTKDYFSVLRAKLRWGER, from the coding sequence ATGAAAAGGGTGGGCCTTTACGCCAAGAAACATCATCCCGATGCGGTCGGTTTCGGTCGCGAGGTCATGAACTGGCTTCAGGAGCGCGGCCTTGAGGTGTTTCTGGAAGAGGACCTGGCCAAAAGCCTCGGTCTGGTGCGCAATTATGTCGACAGCGAGATCCCCGAGCGGGCCGATCTGATCATCGTTCTGGGCGGCGACGGCACGCTGATTTCCGTGGCGCGACATGTGGGCGCGCGCATGAAGCCCATCCTCGGCGTCAATCTCGGCAGCCTGGGGTTTCTGACCGAAATCACCCAGAGCGAGACCTTTGCCACCCTGGAGCGGGTGCTGGCCGGAGATTTCACGGTTTCAAGCCGCATGATGCTCGACGCCGTGGTGTTGCGCGGCGGCCGCGAGGTCGCCCGTTTCGTGGTGCTCAACGACGCGGTGATCAACAAGGGGGCGCTGGCGCGCATCATCGACATGGAAACCTCCGTCGACGGCGTGTACCTGACCAACTTCAAGGCCGACGGCCTGATCGTGGCGACGCCCACCGGCTCCACCGCCTACAATCTCGCCGCGGGCGGCCCCATCATCTATCCCGGCCTCAACTGTCTGGTGATTTCGCCCATCTGTCCGCACATGCTCACCAATCGCCCATTGATCGTCTCCGACCGGGCGGTGATCCGCATCGAGGTCAAATTCGAGGATCAGCACGTGGTGCTGACCGCCGACGGCCAGGTAGGCATGCCCCTCAAGGGCGGCGATGTCGTCGAGTTGCGGCGCTCGGAGGTTCGCACCCTGCTAATCAAAAGTCCCACCAAGGACTACTTCAGCGTACTGCGCGCCAAGCTGCGCTGGGGCGAGCGCTGA